The following are encoded together in the Fusarium keratoplasticum isolate Fu6.1 chromosome 1, whole genome shotgun sequence genome:
- a CDS encoding Kinesin motor domain-containing protein yields MKRAPSKLPQQQPPQPHSTLHRTSPSTPTRHQKLPTVAHQRPTRSDREHSRIAMASSLRAGAGSRANARTAGTRASSTRYASSSIAARAMERSGAVSPSESVTSVNTVGTKRKERDFDADAGVEETNITVVVRCRGRNEREVRENSNVVVATDAVKGKVVELSMGPSALSNRSYNFDRVFSQAADQNMVFDDTVKPILDEMLSGYNCTIFAYGQTGTGKTYTMSGDMTETLGLLSDEAGIIPRVLQTLFNKLELEDAESTIKCSFIELYNEELRDLLSSDESAKLKIYDDTSRRGHTSTVVQGMEEKHIKTAAEGVKVLQEGSLRRQVAATKCNDLSSRSHTVFTITTYVRKPNEHGVDALVSAGKLNLVDLAGSENIQRSGAENKRAAEAGLINKSLLTLGRVINALVDRGSHIPYRESKLTRLLQDSLGGRTKTCIIATISPAKSNLEETISTLDYAFRAKNIKNKPQLNPMMEKKTLLKDFTMEIEKLKSELIATRQRNGVYLSNEAYEEMTAQSESRRIVNEEQSAKLETLESNLRNKVQELFNLQSTFMGLKKDHEGTKALLDDTKEVLDQTEIVLSATRKSLAEETRIRKAHQKTEEKLTQVGGELINKLHKTVRDVGGLHAKNKRKSDLQSLNRNTWSTSQDQVVDVTSMVERRIEEFQDEQQEHIASIGKRMEEFVGEELRKLSSTQTFLDEHFGTFVESKKQLLDGKQKSKEDMDEVLEEIKVVRDTVKDRMGESLQSISHSAERIAADMLNEMTAFHGQLHNSYSALGKDFKSIFEDLVKHITAQRAECDSLRRQLQAATNTIVLQNATISTRIQDALEEERRQAVDDRQKLMTQISALINTQAETQESRLHDKAILIQKSMAEANTNLENAVSHYGEGMTTWDVKEGELLDEVKKSRDQLKTKLKDDWTAANEHSNSIQATAKSVHAETVRVVDEQIKDLDVQMEALDDFVTRAKSENGHHHETHGQSVQALSNTVEESFGNISAHFKSTFDRVQNLGEEMELDLGDLQDGLEPLNDQLCQPLANLREDISGTALQEYQPTGDTPAKVQYHYPTDLPRTEPHDLIISRIDEMPTPTKDRDNDKDTTIVFADLDSQKMMTSPPRPPPRASNASAPDGSTLGMSLREVNPNLTTGSINFNPRVSTMSMPPERTMPLFKRSTRVTRSAKKPINIDAIVVEGGENALPTTFEQRRKSPRLN; encoded by the exons ATGAAGCGGGCACCGTCAAAGCTCccgcaacaacaaccaccacaaccacacTCGACTCTTCACCGCACATCACCATCCACCCCGACTCGCCACCAGAAGTTGCCCACCGTGGCTCACCAACGCCCAACACGCTCCGACCGGGAGCATAGCCGgatcgccatggcctcgagcctacgcgccggcgccggcagCCGTGCCAACGCGAGAACAGCGGGCACGAGGGCCTCGTCCACCAGATAcgcctcgtcctcgatcGCAGCGCGTGCCATGGAGCGCAGCGGTGCCGTGTCGCCCTCCGAGTCAGTCACTTCGGTCAACACGGTCGGCACCAAGCGCAAGGAACGCGACTTTGACGCCGACGCGGGGGTTGAGGAGACAAacatcaccgtcgtcgtgCGATGCCGGGGCCGTAATGAGCGCGAGGTCCGCGAGAACAGCAACGTCGTTGTTGCTACTGATGCCGTCAAGGGAAAGGTTGTCGAGCTGTCAATGGGTCCCAGTGCATTGAGCAACCGCTCCTACAACTTTGACCGCGTCTTCTCCCAGGCCGCTGACCAGAACATGGTCTTTGACGATACAGTGAAGCCAATTCTTGATGAG ATGCTCTCCGGATACAACTGCACCATCTTTGCCTACGGACAGACTGGTACAGGAAAGACATACACAATGTCGGGTGACATGACCGAAACCCTGGGTCTTCTCTCAGACGAGGCCGGTATCATTCCCCGTGTTCTTCAGACACTATTCaacaagctcgagctcgaggacgcCGAGAGCACAATCAAGTGCTCCTTCATCGAGCTCTACAACGAGGAGCTCCGCGACCTGCTCTCGTCCGACGAGAGCGCCAAGCTCAAAATCTACGACGACACCTCGCGGCGGGGTCATACGAGTACCGTGGTTCAGGgcatggaggagaagcacaTCAAGACAGCTGCCGAGGGTGTCAAGGTGCTTCAGGAGGGTAGCTTGAGGCGTCAGGTGGCGGCCACAAAGTGCAACGACCTGAGTTCCCGAAGTCACACTGTCTTCACAATCACCACCTATGTGAGGAAGCCCAATGAACACGGCGTCGACGCCCTCGTCAGCGCCGGCAAGCTGAACCTGGTCGATTTGGCTGGTAGCGAGAACATTCAGCGATCAGGCGCTGAGAACAAGCGCGCCGCTGAGGCTGGTCTTATCAACAAGTCTCTTCTGactctcggccgagtcatcaacgccctcgtCGACCGTGGTTCTCACATTCCTTACCGAGAGTCCAAGTTGACTCGACTACTACAAGACTCTCTTGGAGGCAGGACTAAGACCTGTATTATCGCCACCATCTCACCCGCAAAGAGTAACCTGGAGGAGACCATCTCGACACTCGACTACGCCTTCCGggccaagaacatcaagaaCAAGCCACAGCTCAACcccatgatggagaagaagacgctGCTGAAGGACTTTACTAtggagattgagaagctcaagagcgAGCTGATCGCTACCCGCCAGCGCAACGGTGTCTACCTCTCTAACGAGGCATACGAGGAGATGACGGCTCAAAGCGAGTCGCGCCGCATCGTCAACGAGGAGCAGTCCGCCAAGCTCGAGACTCTGGAGAGTAACCTGCGCAACAAGGTCCAGGAACTTTTCAACCTTCAGTCGACATTCATGGGTCTCAAGAAGGATCACGAGGGTACCAAGGCCCTGTTAGATGACACCAAGGAGGTGCTGGACCAGACCGAGATTGTTCTTTCGGCTACGCGAAAGTCACTGGCCGAGGAGACCAGGATCAGAAAGGCACATCAAAAGacggaggagaagctcacaCAAGTTGGCGGagagctcatcaacaagcttCATAAGACAGTCCGCGATGTCGGTGGTCTTCACGCCAAGAACAAGCGCAAGTCAGATCTGCAGTCTCTCAACCGCAACACGTGGAGCACATCCCAGGACCAGGTCGTCGATGTCACCTCCATGGTTGAACGACGAATCGAGGAGTTCCAGGACGAGCAACAGGAGCACATTGCGAGCATTGGAAAGCGAATGGAGGAGTTTGTAGGTGAGGAGCTACGGAAGCTCTCGTCAACACAGACATTCCTGGATGAGCACTTTGGCACCTTtgtcgagtccaagaagcagctctTGGATGGAAAGCAAAAGTCAAAGGAGGACATGGATGAGGTGctggaggagatcaaggtgGTCCGCGATACCGTCAAGGACCGGATGGGTGAGAGCCTGCAGTCTATCTCTCACTCTGCTGAGAGGATAGCTGCGGATATGCTGAATGAGATGACGGCTTTCCACGGCCAG CTACACAACTCGTACAGCGCGCTTGGAAAGGACTTCAAGTCCATATTTGAAGACCTTGTTAAGCACATCACAGCCCAGCGAGCCGAGTGTGATAGTCTCCGACGACAACTTCAGGCTGCGACAAACACCATCGTGCTGCAGAATGCCACCATTTCTACCCGTATCCAGGACGCGTTGGAGGAAGAGCGAAGACAAGCCGTTGACGATCGCCAGAAGCTCATGACCCAGATCTCTGCCCTGATTAACACGCAGGCCGAGACCCAGGAGTCGCGTCTTCACGATAAGGCTATCCTTATTCAGAAGAGCATGGCTGAGGCCAACACAAACCTCGAGAATGCCGTCTCACACTACGGCGAGGGTATGACAACTTGGGATGTCAAGGAGGGCGAACTCTtggacgaggtcaagaagtcTCGCGATCAGCTGAAGACGAAGCTAAAGGATGACTGGACCGCGGCCAACGAGCACAGCAACTCGATCCAGGCCACGGCCAAGTCTGTCCATGCCGAGACGGTCCGCGTCGTGGACGAGCAGATTAAGGATCTCGACGTCCAGATGGAGGCTCTCGACGACTTTGTCACTCGCGCCAAGTCGGAGAACGGACACCACCACGAGACTCACGGCCAGTCCGTCCAGGCTCTGTCCAACACTGTCGAGGAGTCATTTGGCAACATCTCGGCCCACTTCAAGTCGACGTTTGACCGTGTCCAGAAcctcggcgaggagatggagctcGACCTTGGTGATCTTCAGGATGGCCTGGAGCCCCTGAATGATCAGCTGTGTCAACCCCTGGCCAACCTGCGGGAAGACATCTCGGGCACAGCTCTTCAAGAGTATCAGCCTACCGGTGACACGCCTGCCAAGGTTCAATACCACTATCCAACTGACCTGCCTCGCACCGAGCCTCACGATCTCATCATCTCTCGCATCGACGAGATGCCCACGCCAACCAAGGACCGTgacaacgacaaggacaCAACCATCGTCTTTGCTGACCTCGACTCTCAAAAGATGATGACATCTCCTCCCCGTCCTCCACCCCGTGCCTCCAACGCCAGCGCACCCGACGGTAGCACCCTCGGCATGAGCCTACGCGAGGTCAACCCCAACCTCACGACGGgctccatcaacttcaacccgCGGGTGAGCACCATGTCGATGCCTCCCGAGCGCACCATGCCGCTGTTTAAGCGCAGCACGCGAGTCACGCGGAGCGCCAAAAAGCCCATCAACATAGACGCCATCGTGGTCGAGGGCGGTGAGAATGCCCTGCCCACGACGTTTGAGCAGAGGAGAAAGAGCCCCAGGCTGAATTAG
- a CDS encoding C2H2-type domain-containing protein — protein sequence MEASATAWELDSDEIASIASEDLRENRPNRWTGPKSTWRTLTEEDRLLWQSMKQLQDQDLSVHLYNAFALKRRSRDAESAQDLVVKTAGGQDAVWAPPKMWTAWPLKHKQVPKERLINSQPDEDDRFTFRRQEEILPSTELEEEVSATILRTAKRRFRKRMSNMAPRPSIEESGNDTPVVPSRESSIRPETEDEGEKMAVDSEGSKMTGRGGRKTYEPVESTNDELSYQLLRPSVRHILSQLDATLSILHNSRLAGMSYMSDSSTEEESDSQSGHRLSRGGRRMPSHDTDGSAPPTPATPSRRGRPRKIRVPREGETQEEFLLRVARESHRKKPTTPKDTDAEFEEWMRKGDEAIERERSLSLKRGTSEGPDSDVASSASGTYMDRKRARWGLRDWSDVLGAAALAGFSSQTIARTARRCADLFEEGMVIRTLNEVPVSQGTGISGVEYRPEPIRLSYSDEDEDADDESAGAADLVQRRVASRQASLARSSRSPDSLGSRRSTRSPAPPKSPRSRSASAGGLVFCPVASCDRAAQGFTRKANLRRHIELVHQGQTEEMDSDEEVAGGVHVDGFLRPIVPGRGWRGEDTAQRRRKRFYGDRSRETSVDNGDASP from the exons ATGGAAGCTAGCGCTACAGCATGGGAGCTAGACAGCGATGAGATCGCATCCATCGCCTCTGAGGACCTGCGCGAGAACAGACCGAATCGCTGGACCGGACCAAAATCCACATGGCGCACCCTCACGGAAGAAGATAGACTGCTGTGGCAGTCGATGAAGCAACTCCAGGACCAGGACCTCTCCGTGCATCTCTACAATGCCTTTGCCCTGAAGCGAAGAAGTCGGGATGCGGAATCTGCCCAGGACCTGGTGGTCAAGACG GCAGGCGGTCAGGATGCTGTTTGGGCACCGCCAAAGATGTGGACTGCGTGGCCTCTGAAGCATAAACAGGTCCCCAAGGAACGGCTCATCAACAGCCAACCCGACGAGGATGATCGCTTCACGTTTCGCAGACAGGAAGAGATTCTGCCAAGTaccgagctggaggaggaggtttCAGCAACCATTCTACGGACCGCCAAGCGGCGCTTCCGCAAGAGGATGAGCAACATGGCGCCTCGCCCTTCTATCGAAGAGAGCGGCAACGACACACCGGTCGTCCCATCGAGAGAGTCATCCATAAGGCCTGAaacagaagatgaaggcgagaagatggcggTAGATTCTGAGGGAAGCAAAATGACTGGTAGAGGGGGACGCAAGACGTACGAGCCGGTAGAGTCTACCAACGATGAGCTATCCTACCAGCTGCTGAGGCCATCTGTTCGCCATATTCTATCGCAGCTCGACGCCACACTATCTATCCTTCACAACTCGCGGTTAGCGGGCATGAGCTACATGTCTGATTCCTCAACAGAAGAAGAGTCCGACAGTCAGAGCGGGCACAGGCTGTCTCGTGGCGGTCGTCGCATGCCATCCCACGACACGGACGGTTCTGCACCTCCCACACCCGCCACGCCCAGCAGACGCGGCCGTCCAAGAAAGATCCGTGTCCCTCGTGAGGGAGAGACGCAGGAGGAGTTTCTCTTGCGCGTCGCTCGCGAATCTCACAGGAAGAAGCCGACGACGCCCAAGGACACGGACGCAGAGTTTGAAGAGTGGATGCGTAAGggtgatgaagccatcgaacGCGAGCGGTCTCTGTCTCTGAAGCGAGGGACATCTGAAGGGCCGGACAGTGATGTCGCCAGTTCGGCCTCTGGGACTTATATGGACCGTAAGCGCGCGAGATGGGGTCTTCGAGACTGGAGCGATGTGCTTGGAGCCGCTGCCCTGGCTGGCTTCTCGAGCCAGACCATCGCTAGAACGGCACGTCGTTGTGCTGACCTCTTCGAGGAGGGTATGGTGATTAGGACGCTGAACGAGGTGCCCGTCTCTCAAGGGACAGGTATCAGCGGTGTTGAGTACCGCCCGGAGCCCATCCGGCTCTCATACTcagacgaggatgaagatgctgatgatgagagcgccGGTGCCGCAGACCTCGTACAGCGTCGCGTTGCCTCCAGACAGGCATCCCTCGCCCGCTCAAGCCGAAGTCCAGACTCACTCGGCAGCCGACGCTCGACACGATCACCCGCACCGCCAAAGTCTCCGCGTTCCCGTTCAGCATCGGCAGGCGGACTCGTCTTTTGCCCCGTCGCCTCATGTGATCGAGCTGCACAAGGGTTTACCCGCAAGGCCAACCTGCGACGACACATTGAGCTCGTGCATCAGGGCCAGACGGAGGAGATGGAcagcgatgaggaggtgGCTGGCGGCGTGCATGTCGATGGCTTCCTGAGGCCTATCGTGCCGGGTAGGGGCTGGAGGGGAGAAGACACAGcacagaggaggaggaagaggttctACGGGGATCGGAGCCGCGAGACGAGTGTAGACAATGGTGATGCATCGCCTTGA
- a CDS encoding Protein kinase domain-containing protein yields the protein MSSAALQTAPHQHTALASSPLATPSSRQYRSSHSSPSGQAYNAQQTATASPSSRRPPSRKTSDSAPSPAYHLGPGFGSPVTATSAPNEHEPSASDRHGNMPPVAPPRTSSNNQSGGSRRTQYSNEKMTNSPRRGQNDASRSGSHGDHGAAAENGHRSSKADAAARAASRDGKNATTAIPIRSAHSTPSRPVHEATDNLTKAIAAAQDPNGRDRNHATNQDDDDAAPPPVVATGDHGEERRGQRSRHDHSRSNKGTTKFGDFILGNTIGEGEFGKVKLGWKQDSSVQVAIKLIKRDSVGSNPSRFAKIYREVAILRGVQHPNIVRLIDKVETERHIGIILEYASGGELFDYILNHRYLKDNAARRLFAQLVSGVGYLHKKGIVHRDLKLENLLLDRNRNIIITDFGFANTFDANEDLTEEEELNLTDREFVKRMGLDRVKRNGTRKGDLMQTSCGSPCYAAPELVVSDSLYTGRKVDVWSCGVILYAMLAGYLPFDDDPANPEGDNINLLYKYIVTTPLTFPEYVTPHARDLLRRILVPNPRKRADLFEVARHSWLSEYANLVEFITSSTTLPSDVPNSGSAPDDYAEAPTIARSSSVREATKHKQSHPPVVGGLAKTHGNIDPESESGHRTPKDAKRRTVQVEYVAPTTQTQRGADAAAAKPSSRSLTQAPAPEVSTEKPLPREPPVAKEIAARTTQSRRPQSAHKNTAAAPARPSRDTRATSDNAFMTGISTTARPQTGGSMKSSASMGLQSRTTYGQPVPPTIADTNAQGRIQQPSNLEDEENVAKTVGSVPPKVMKMSAFQNETKREGRGHKRSNTLGDLGNKIMGRSGSIFGGRGKKRSEQPTDKSRKYPPVSLSNTMLPGEEAGPRPSVDSRASRRSFSLGLGKKRSGSIHGSQGSGEKPERRRFSLVPPALSSKLGLGGGKDHGSVTASEAESQQDLPIQNPRNEQLRGYSAHDEPRHSEPYFDAPYDQVPSQDTAHSSPVYHHRYGSTAQDARRPSAIPPYMQTGTHLNTGSESSVDMRRPPTEPRSRPYQGDFSESETFDGRVGSSRGERGGVLHKNHKRFADAYEGADYRGHEGSSGAAKRVMDFFRRRGKARGGEER from the exons ATGTCGTCGGCTGCCCTGCAAACGGCCCCCCATCAACACACCGCTCTGGCCTCGTCTCCCTTGGCCACACCGTCCAGCCGCCAGTACAGGTCCTCGCACTCATCCCCTTCTGGCCAGGCGTACAATGCCCAGCAGACCGCGAccgcttctccatcttcgcGACGACCTCCTTCACGCAAGACGAGCGACAGTGCACCTTCACCTGCTTACCATCTAGGTCCCGGTTTTGGCTCTCCCGTCACCGCTACCTCAGCGCCCAACGAACACGAGCCGTCCGCCTCTGATCGGCACGGCAACATGCCTCCCGTTGCTCCTCCACGGACTTCGTCCAACAACCAGAGCGGCGGTTCGCGAAGGACACAATACTCCAATGAGAAGATGACCAACTCCCCTCGACGAGGACAAAACGATGCATCTCGATCCGGTTCCCATGGTGATCACGGCGCTGCCGCAGAAAATGGACATCGAAGCAGCAAGGCTGACGCCGCTGCCCGAGCCGCCAGCAGAGATGGCAAGAACGCCACGACCGCGATTCCCATCCGATCCGCCCACAGTACGCCCTCGAGACCTGTCCACGAAGCCACTGACAACCTAACCAAAGCCATTGCAGCTGCCCAAGATCCAAATGGCAGGGATCGGAATCATGCCACAAaccaggacgacgacgatgctgcgCCGCCTCCTGTGGTCGCGACTGGCGACCACGGCGAGGAACGACGAGGGCAACGGAGTCGTCATGATCACAGCCGAAGCAATAAGGGCACTACAAAATTTGGCGACTTTATCCTGGGAAACACTATCGGCGAGGGAGAGTttggcaaggtcaagctaGGCTGGAAGCAAGACAGCAGCGTTCAG GTTGCTATCAAGCTTATTAAAAGGGACAGTGTTGGCAGCAACCCGTCTCGATTCGCCAAGATCTACCGAGAAGTTGCCATTTTGCGAGGTGTCCAGCACCCTAATATCGTGCGCCTGATCGACAAGGTCGAGACAGAGAGACACATTGGCATCATTCTCGAGTATGCATCTGGAGGCGAGCTGTTCGACTATATTCTCAACCACCGATACCTGAAGGACAATGCGGCCCGCCGTTTGTTTGCCCAGCTTGTTTCGGGTGTCGGCTATCTTCACAAGAAGGGAATCGTTCACCGAGATCTGAAACTGGAAAACCTGCTCCTGGACCGCAACCGCAACATCATTATTACCGACTTTGGCTTTGCCAACACTTTCGATGCGAATGAGGATCTcactgaggaggaggagcttaACCTCACCGACAGGGAATTCGTGAAACGAATGGGTCTGGACCGCGTCAAGCGCAACGGAACCAGGAAGGGTGATCTCATGCAGACAAGTTGCGGTAGCCCGTGCTACGCAGCTCCCGAGCTCGTTGTCAGCGACTCCCTCTACACCGGACGCAAGGTGGATGTCTGGAGTTGTGGTGTCATTCTG TACGCGATGCTCGCTGGCTACCTTCCCTTCGATGACGATCCGGCCAACCCCGAAGgcgacaacatcaaccttCTCTACAAGTATATCGTGACGACTCCTCTGACGTTCCCCGAGTATGTCACACCACACGCTCGAGATCTCCTCCGTCGTATCCTCGTCCCCAACCCCCGTAAGAGGGCGGACCTCTTCGAAGTGGCTCGACACAGCTGGCTCAGCGAATACGCGAACCTGGTAGAGTTTATAACCAGCTCGACGACATTACCTTCCGATGTTCCGAATTCTGGCTCCGCACCGGACGATTATGCAGAGGCTCCGACTATTGCCAGAAGCTCATCGGTCCGCGAGGCCACCAAGCACAAGCAGTCTCATCCTCCCGTTGTTGGAGGACTGGCCAAGACCCATGGAAACATCGACCCCGAGTCCGAGTCTGGGCACCGCACGCCCAAGGATGCCAAGCGACGGACTGTTCAGGTCGAGTACGTGGCTCCCACCACGCAGACACAGCGTGGCGCCGATGCCGCGGCCGCCAAACCCAGCTCTCGCTCTCTTACACAGGCGCCCGCACCCGAGGTCTCTACTGAGAAGCCACTACCTCGAGAGCCTCCAGTGGCAAAGGAGATTGCTGCCCGGACAACACAGTCCAGGCGGCCTCAGAGCGCTCACAAGAACACTGCTGCCGCTCCCGCGAGACCGAGCCGCGACACTCGCGCCACCTCGGACAACGCCTTCATGACTGGAATTAGTACCACAGCCAGGCCACAGACCGGAGGCTCTATGAAGTCCTCTGCTTCTATGGGTCTGCAATCTCGCACTACCTACGGACAACCGGTGCCCCCAACAATTGCCGATACCAATGCTCAGGGCCGAATCCAGCAGCCTTCGAACCtagaggacgaggagaacgTGGCCAAGACAGTTGGAAGCGTTCCTCCCAAGGTTATGAAGATGTCTGCCTTCCAGAATGAGACGAAGCGTGAAGGAAGGGGCCACAAGCGGTCCAACACTCTTGGCGATCTTGGCAACAAGATCATGGGCCGAAGCGGATCTATCTTTGGAGGTCGTGGTAAGAAGCGATCAGAACAGCCCACCGACAAGTCAAGAAAGTACCCTCCCGTCAGCCTGTCCAACACGATGCTGCCTGGTGAGGAAGCTGGCCCCAGACCCTCGGTTGATTCAAGAGCATCTCGACGATCCTTTtcccttggacttggcaaGAAGCGTAGTGGCAGCATCCACGGCTCTCAAGGTTCAGGTGAGAAGCCGGAGCGTCGGCGATTCTCTCTGGTGCCCCCAGCTCTGTCTTCCAAACtgggtcttggtggtggtaaGGATCATGGAAGCGTAACAGCCTCGGAGGCTGAGTCGCAGCAAGACCTGCCCATTCAGAACCCCCGAAACGAGCAGCTCCGTGGATACAGCGCCCATGACGAGCCCCGACACAGCGAGCCTTACTTTGACGCCCCTTACGACCAGGTCCCCTCGCAAGATACTGCTCACTCGAGCCCTGTCTACCACCACCGCTACGGATCTACAGCACAGGATGCCAGAAGGCCCAGCGCCATCCCACCCTACATGCAGACTGGTACTCACCTAAACACGGGGTCTGAGTCGTCAGTGGACATGCGCCGCCCCCCGACGGAACCGCGATCTCGACCTTACCAGGGCGACTTTTCGGAATCCGAAACCTTCGACGGACGCGTGGGCAGCAGCCGTGGAGAGCGTGGCGGGGTCCTTCACAAGAACCACAAGCGATTCGCGGACGCCTACGAAGGGGCCGACTACCGAGGACACGAAGGGAGCAGCGGAGCCGCGAAGCGAGTCATGGACTTCTTCAGGAGGCGCGGGAAGGCTCGAGGTGGCGAAGAGCGGTGA